From the genome of Leptolyngbya subtilissima AS-A7, one region includes:
- a CDS encoding DUF5996 family protein, with protein MPNVWPQLPLDDWQDTYATLHLWTQIVGKIRLVQTPWINHSWHVPLYLTARGLTTSTIPSTDQIFQIDFDFFDHQLRIATSEGSVKTVELRPRSVADFYQAAMTALAELNIAVRIHTTPNEIPDAIPFEQDETHGAYDADAAQRFWRVLLQSDRVFRDFRSHFSGKVSPVHFFWGSFDLAVTRFSGRPAPEHGGGVPNLPDDVAKEAYCQEVSSAGFWPGMGLGYPAFYSYAYPVPEGFKDAPVQPEAAFFHEGLGEFVLPYDAVREAADPDQALLQFLHSTYEAAANLANWDAAALQQTWFK; from the coding sequence ATGCCTAACGTCTGGCCACAGCTACCTCTCGATGATTGGCAAGACACCTACGCCACGCTGCACCTGTGGACTCAAATTGTGGGCAAAATTCGGCTAGTGCAAACGCCCTGGATTAATCACTCGTGGCATGTGCCGCTATATCTGACCGCGCGGGGTCTGACAACAAGCACTATTCCGAGCACGGATCAGATTTTTCAGATCGACTTCGACTTTTTTGACCACCAGCTGCGCATTGCCACCAGCGAAGGCAGCGTGAAAACGGTCGAGCTACGGCCTCGGTCGGTGGCAGACTTTTATCAGGCGGCGATGACGGCTCTGGCAGAGCTGAATATTGCCGTTCGCATCCACACCACGCCTAACGAAATCCCAGATGCGATTCCCTTTGAGCAAGATGAAACCCATGGGGCTTACGATGCCGATGCGGCGCAGCGGTTTTGGCGGGTGCTGTTGCAGAGCGATCGCGTCTTTCGGGATTTTCGCTCTCACTTTTCGGGCAAGGTGAGCCCGGTGCATTTTTTTTGGGGCAGTTTTGATCTGGCGGTGACGCGATTTTCGGGGCGACCGGCACCGGAGCATGGTGGGGGTGTGCCCAACTTGCCCGACGATGTTGCTAAGGAAGCCTACTGCCAAGAGGTGAGCAGCGCTGGGTTTTGGCCAGGGATGGGTCTGGGCTACCCGGCTTTCTATTCCTACGCCTATCCGGTACCGGAGGGGTTTAAGGATGCGCCGGTTCAGCCGGAGGCGGCCTTCTTCCATGAGGGGCTAGGGGAGTTTGTTTTGCCCTACGATGCCGTACGCGAGGCCGCTGACCCTGACCAGGCGCTGCTGCAATTTCTGCACAGCACCTATGAGGCTGCTGCTAATTTGGCCAACTGGGATGCCGCCGCGCTGCAACAGACCTGGTTCAAATAG
- a CDS encoding HdeD family acid-resistance protein — protein MVSNTSVDVKQVRDRSLWTGVVLTILGVAAIALPIVSTLFVETWVAVILASAGAAKLVYAYQTRDKGGTLWKALLGVLYIATGIMLFVNPRSGVLTLTLLLGSFLLTEGVFELILAFRLRPQQNWTWALGNGIITLILGAMIWFQFPFNAPWLLGTLVGASILFTGISRIGLSLKTREFSERESERESESAASA, from the coding sequence ATGGTCAGCAATACTTCAGTAGATGTTAAACAGGTTCGCGATCGCTCGTTATGGACTGGCGTTGTTCTAACAATTTTGGGTGTAGCTGCGATCGCGCTGCCCATCGTCTCGACCCTTTTTGTTGAAACTTGGGTAGCCGTAATTTTGGCTTCCGCAGGGGCAGCAAAACTCGTTTATGCCTATCAAACCCGTGACAAAGGCGGCACCCTTTGGAAAGCGCTGCTTGGCGTTCTTTACATTGCTACCGGCATTATGTTGTTTGTGAATCCACGCTCAGGGGTACTGACGTTGACCCTGTTGCTCGGTAGCTTTTTACTCACCGAAGGCGTGTTTGAACTCATTCTGGCCTTTCGTCTACGACCCCAGCAAAATTGGACCTGGGCTTTAGGCAACGGCATCATTACCCTGATCCTGGGCGCCATGATCTGGTTTCAGTTTCCCTTTAACGCTCCCTGGTTGTTAGGTACTTTAGTCGGTGCCAGCATTCTCTTTACGGGCATTTCTCGCATTGGGCTATCCCTCAAAACCCGCGAATTTTCGGAGCGCGAGTCTGAGCGCGAGTCCGAATCAGCCGCTTCTGCTTGA
- a CDS encoding orange carotenoid protein N-terminal domain-containing protein, translating to MTAYTTANDPNQALNVFKGLDTDAQLALLWFVYEQMGERITPAAPGSASPEIATGLYNQVKEVDQQEQLEIMRAIARCDASNQIGREYGSLSANTKLAFWYYLAQGMDSGEIIPMPENYELDNQGQDLLAALETMGFEEQITFLRDAALGMGAEPASGSNI from the coding sequence ATGACTGCTTACACAACCGCTAACGATCCTAACCAAGCTCTGAATGTCTTTAAGGGCTTAGATACAGATGCGCAACTGGCACTGCTGTGGTTTGTCTATGAGCAGATGGGAGAGCGGATCACGCCAGCTGCCCCTGGCTCTGCATCCCCTGAAATTGCTACCGGTCTTTATAACCAGGTCAAAGAGGTCGATCAGCAAGAGCAGCTTGAGATTATGCGCGCGATCGCACGGTGTGACGCCTCTAACCAAATCGGCCGAGAGTACGGTTCTTTGAGCGCCAACACAAAACTCGCTTTTTGGTATTACCTGGCTCAGGGCATGGATAGCGGTGAAATTATCCCAATGCCTGAAAATTATGAACTTGATAATCAAGGGCAAGATCTGCTGGCTGCCCTAGAGACGATGGGCTTTGAAGAGCAGATTACCTTTTTGCGCGACGCTGCCCTTGGCATGGGCGCAGAACCCGCCAGCGGCTCCAACATCTAG